Sequence from the Brevundimonas sp. SGAir0440 genome:
GCCGCCGCCGCCCGTCTGTTGGTCTGACCCCATGCCCACAAAGAAAAAGCCCGCCGCGTCGACCCGCCCTCTGTTGCAATGGGGCATGGCCCTGCTCGGCGCCGTCATCACCCTGACCGCCATCGGCATTGTGGTGTGGGAGGCGCTGCAGCCCACGGCCCCGCCCGCGCTCAGCGCCCGCATCGTCGCCGTGGACGTCACCGCCGCAGGCCAGGTCGCAACCGTCCGGGTCCAGAACGACGGCGACGACACCGCCGCCGCCGTGGATATCGAAGGGGTTCTGGGCGACCAGACCGCGACCGCCAGCCTGGACTACGTCCCCGGCCACGGCCACGCCAAGGCCTTCCTCCGCTTCGACGCAGATCCGCGCGCGGCGGTCGTCTCGGTCAAGGGCTGGTCGGCGCCCTAGGGGGCGTTCAGGCCGCCTGGGCCAGCACCGCGTCCTGCATCCGCTCGACGGTCTGCTGGGGCGCGCCGGCGCCGTCCACCGTGGCCCGCAGCGTCTCCTCCAGCGCCGGGGTCACGCGCACGCTGGCCATGGCCCAGCCGGAAAAGCCGCGCGCCGGGATCGACTTACGCTCGATCACCACCACCTCGTCATGGCGCGGATCGCTCGCCAGCCGCGTCATCAGCCGATCCAGATCCTGCGCCGCGCCCTCCAGCACCTGCAGGAACCGCCCGTCGTGGATCAGCAGCGCGCCGGTCAGGTCGTCGCGCGCATTGTTCCGCTGCGAGGTGGCCAGGATGTCCACCTGCATCATCAGGCTGTCCGAATTGCCCCGCGCGCGG
This genomic interval carries:
- a CDS encoding BLUF domain-containing protein yields the protein MSLNLERVLYTSRARGNSDSLMMQVDILATSQRNNARDDLTGALLIHDGRFLQVLEGAAQDLDRLMTRLASDPRHDEVVVIERKSIPARGFSGWAMASVRVTPALEETLRATVDGAGAPQQTVERMQDAVLAQAA